The genomic interval AGAAGAACTCAAAGTGAATAGatggctttgtttttttttatctgtattCCATTTGTCTATGGATGGGCATTCGGTCAGACTGAAAATTTTGGTCTTGGTCTTCAGTCTTCCTCTCAGTTCAGTCATTAAAAAGTGAGGACcgaatttcaattgaaaaataTCAGGATCggcaaattcggtctcggtccaAACCGAGATTAAACAAAAAGTTAAATACTACATCCGTTTTTTActatatgacgccattgacttttcaaaatacatttaaccattcattatatttattttatcatcaaatgttgttttaagcatgacttcaaattttttatatttgcgtaaaaaaaaatttaataagacgaatagtcaaacgtttaaaaaaaagttagcggTGCCATATtataaaaaacggaggtagtatatgcaaagaaatcataaaaaattttaacacaaaaatcacacaaAAAGAATTCGCAAGCACGTCTTAGTAAAGACTTTTATTGGGTTTTATGGCTAAAAGGAGTAGGATGTGAATATTAGgttttaatcctattaaacttAGTGGATTGTTGGTtgcatttgaattttttttaattagatcTTTTCGGTTAACCGAGAAGACTAACTGAATTAACGAACAAAATGCTCGACCAAATTTATCGATCTTGTCTTTTCAGTTTCGGTGGTCTTGGTCTTTTCGATTCGTTCATTTTTCAATCCATCCTTACATTTGTCAACGTTGTCCCTTTATTTAAAAGTATAATCCTTGTGCATATATACTCCGTACAAACCACACATTATATTACAATAGTATATTACGTATACTTATCACACCGACACGCATATATATCATCAGCATATCAGACCTTTAGCCCGCTGGCACTGCCCGGTCTACTGCAATTTAATCTCGCTCGATATTTCCAAAGGGATCGCGTAGACTGGCTCAGCGTGGACGAGGTGGTACATCGGCTTCTCTTGACAAACCGGCGGCTGTTCGATCACGTTCACCTTGCCACGGCGCACCGCTACGCTGCCGCAGGCCGACACGGACGCGGCGCGGCATCGATCCACGCGGACGGCGCCGCACCGACTCACGTCCGCCGACCCGCACCGCTCGATGCCGATCGCGCCGCACCAgtcggcgcgcgcggcgcgacacCGGCCCACCGCGACGTCCGCGCACCCGCCCACGTTGGCCTCGTGGCACCGCCCGACGCGAAGTTCCCCCGCGCCGCGCACGCGCGCGGCGCCCTTGCACCGGTGGATGGCCACCACGCCGGCGCGCTCCACGTCCGCGGACCTGCATCGGCGCACGGCCACCTCCCGCGCCCCGTCCGCCCGCACGGCGTCGCACCGATGGAACGACGCGACCCCGCAGGCCTCCGCGGCCGCGAAGCCGCACCGGGTGAAGCTCACGTCACCACTGCCCCCGCCGCGCACCACGACGTGCTGGAGACGGTCGACCGCGAGGACACCCGTGCTGACCAAAGTGACCGTGCCGCCGTTCCACTGGATCACACCCTCGTGGAGGGCTGTCTCCACGCCGTCGATGAAGACGGTGAACTGCTGGTCCTCCTTGACggtcgtggcggcggagggaggattTCTCAAGTCTAGTGCCACCATTTTTATGCAGATATCTTCCGATGATTGCTTGTATTATTTGTGTTGATGATTCCTGGATAGATGGCCAAAGTCTTTTAAAGGACCGCGTTGCTTAAGAGCTAAGGTATTAGCAAGAAGTTGATGTGAAATGAAGGACTTTCTTCAATTCGTGATTGTGATGGCTTGTTTTCTCCGAGTATTCATGACAACAACAACTACTGCCCATCCGTTTGTGAATTAAATACGGTTGAATGCGACGTGGAGTATATGTTGCTACCCGTCCTTAAAAAGAGTATATTTTACACtgttcttatttaaaaatttttatgattagtatttttattgttgttagatgataaaatataaatagtattttatgtgtgactaattatttttaatttttttataaaattttcaaataagacagacgatcaaaCATTGGACGCGAAAACTTAGCAATGCACTTAAATtgagacagaggtagtacttgGTTCCACAAGAGAAACACGAGAGGATTTAGGCCTGGTTTatttcccaactttttcttcaaacttccaacttttctattacatcaaaacttttctacacacataactttCTACTTTTCTGTCatattgtttcaatttcaattaaacttctaattttggcgtgaactaaacacacccttagaacTTTAGGATTTGCTTCGCGATTCGTTCTTCTCTAGCTCCAGTGACATCTTCTTCTCCTGCTCTGATGACTCCTACGAAGAGTTGTAGTTAGAGTTTAGAATCCTGGGTTCGAGTTGGAGTTAGAGTTTATAATCCTAGGTTCAATCACTGAAGTATGGTTGAGTGAGATGATcgcggggagagggggggggggaacaGGGGGAGATCACCAGGCAAAGAGTAATAGACATAGGAGGTgcatgtcacaccctaaaaattgctaaattataaattgttgtgagaaaggaaattttacaaattatgtaataattaaagtaagtgtttgaataaaatctatgaaatATTTGAGCATCAAattgggctagataaaattctTATAAATACTATGAGTTTCCaagtattttctggatttttcccggaataaaaaatcatttcagcatttacttataaattaaaaagTAAAGAAAATCCTCTTCTttgtctccttcctctctctcccgccggccCAATCCGAGCCTGCAGCCCTCTCCATCTCTCGGCCAAAGTCCAATTGGCCTCC from Oryza glaberrima chromosome 3, OglaRS2, whole genome shotgun sequence carries:
- the LOC127765992 gene encoding uncharacterized protein LOC127765992, which codes for MVALDLRNPPSAATTVKEDQQFTVFIDGVETALHEGVIQWNGGTVTLVSTGVLAVDRLQHVVVRGGGSGDVSFTRCGFAAAEACGVASFHRCDAVRADGAREVAVRRCRSADVERAGVVAIHRCKGAARVRGAGELRVGRCHEANVGGCADVAVGRCRAARADWCGAIGIERCGSADVSRCGAVRVDRCRAASVSACGSVAVRRGKVNVIEQPPVCQEKPMYHLVHAEPVYAIPLEISSEIKLQ